CCATTTATAGTCGTGCGAACCGGTGACAAAGTTGAAGTAATCAAGGGTGGCTTTGATTTTGTCCCGCAGAATGCTTATTTCATAAGGCGGGCATTTGTGCGCCTTGCTGGAGAACAGCCCCGCAAGATAAAAGAGGCGGATTTTTGTCCCCTGCCTGTCAACAAACATTACCCTGTCAAAGTTGGTGCGGCGCTTAACCTTGCTTATGCCCACAGCCTTGTCCACTATAACCGGGTAGCCGTCCACTGTGTTAAGCCTGCCGTCCTTAACAGAACGGGCAAGCAGCGCATAGTTCGGGTCCTGCCCCATAAGGGTGAACACGCCTGTATCTGAGAATGATTTAAAATCCTTGGACTCATCAATCTCCACAATGCGGGTTCCCTGAAATATGAAGTTTTCGTCCATCAGCCACTGAATAAACTTTGCCACATCCCCGTTGCGCTCGCGGTATTCCATGAAAAGGGCGCTCATCGCCTCTTTCATTTTCGGGAAATCGTCCACGGCTGCGGCCACGTTTTCATATATGGAGCCTATTTCTTTCTTTATATCAGAAACTTCGTTCTTGTTCAGCCCTTCGAGGAATACCACCACGAATGACTCATTGCTTACTCCGAGGCGTGACTCGCTTATTTTATCAATTTCACCGTTACGCCCTCTTTCTATACCGAATATGGGGTGTATCACGAATATTTTATGTTCACGAATGTTTTGCAGGTATTCCCAGAGAGAATCGAATATGAAAGGCCTGTCATCAGTCACAATGGAGAAAATGCAGAAATTGCCTATGAAAAACGGCAGATCCTCCGTCATATCCGCACTGACGGCTATCTTTTTCTTTTTTCTCCCCTCAAGGCCGGAATAGAGGTGTCTGTAAAGCCCCACCATGTCCTCATCAGAAAGGAAGCCCACAAAATTCTGCGGCAGATGGCTCATAAGAACCTTGGCAAATTCATAAAAAGGCGTGCCTTTGTATTCCGCAAAAACCTTTTTATGTCTTTGGTCAAACTGGGTTCCTTTGTATTTGGCAAGGTCATTTCTGGTGAGGCAGGAGATAGCCGAAAAACTGTTCATAAAAACACCCCGTTACATCAAGTTAATAAGACGCGGACAAAATACACCCGTCCGGCGTATTTACACTAAAATGATGTTAACACAAGGAGATTACTTTGAAAACAATATAAGATCAGAGCGGGTTTCATGCATACTGTTAGCTTTTTTGGTTCATAATACCTGAAAAATAAATGTAAAATTTCCCAAGGAAAAGAAGATTAAGGCAGATTCAGAAATAAGAATAAGGAAGAAAGAAAACCGCAGAGGAAAAAATAATGTTCTGACGTAAATTTTTTTTATTTTTTCAGCAAAAACTGTGTCTTTCTGAGATTCACGATAAACCAATTTAACCAAGGGTTGAATTATTTTCACATGAAATAACAGAAGGAACTAAGACCCCACAGAGGTCAGTACGTATTCGCAATGACACACAGCCCCAAGGAAAAACTTAAATAGACTATACTTTTTCTTTCAGGGCAACTTCGAGAACGAATATCTTATTATTGAGATGGAACTTAACGCCTATGCAGATAAGGTTAGCGGGGCGCTGGATGGTGTGGCCTTTACCGACGATTACGTTAGGGACGGATATATTGAATCTTCTGCCTTTGTCAGAGAAGTGTTTCTTTGTGCTGCCTGCTATCATGTTTATAAGCTCACCGACGGCATCCCCGGCATCGTTATTAAGCTCTGTAAGGGGTTCGCCTATGAACTTGCTGGTGACTTCCAGCGCAAGGTCTTCCGGAAAACTTATGGAGACGAAGCCTATGAAATCCCCAACAACGCCGATTGCGCCTGAGATGTCATAGTAAAGCCGTTCGTCCGACTTTATGTAAAGATCCCCTTTTTTTACCTCAAATCCGACCATAGTGTCGAAAACACTGATTGTTGAAGATATAAAGGGATTTACAAGTTCGGCCTTCATCGGGTCCCCCTCCGTAAGGTTTTAGATAAACTAAATCAAAAAAATCTAAATGTCCAATGCTTTTATGCTTCTAAGAAAGTTATCAACAAACTTGGCTGTGAGACCCCAGATGATGTCATCGTCATATCTGTGGAAATATACCGTTCTGGCCTCGCCCTCTCTCACCCATTTTTCTGTCCACGATGTGCGTGTGTCGGTGAAATAAGCCACGGGAACTTTGTAGATGCGCTCCACTTCATCAGGGGAGACATTCATATTAAACGGCTTGTTTATGAGCCCTACAAACGGAGTGACACGGAAGCCCGCCTTGGAAAGCTGGTCATCAAGAGCGCCGATAATTGAGATCTGCTCTCTTTTTATGCCCACTTCCTCAAAGGTTTCCCGCAGGGCGGTTTCTTCTAGGTTTGCGTCCTCAGGCTCGCAAACTCCGCCGGGGAAAGAGACTTCCCCTCCGTGAGCATTGAGCATAACGGGACGCTTGGTAAAAAGTATCTCCGCACCGCAGCCGCCTGATATAACAGGCAGCA
The genomic region above belongs to Geovibrio ferrireducens and contains:
- a CDS encoding chemotaxis protein CheX gives rise to the protein MKAELVNPFISSTISVFDTMVGFEVKKGDLYIKSDERLYYDISGAIGVVGDFIGFVSISFPEDLALEVTSKFIGEPLTELNNDAGDAVGELINMIAGSTKKHFSDKGRRFNISVPNVIVGKGHTIQRPANLICIGVKFHLNNKIFVLEVALKEKV
- a CDS encoding NUDIX hydrolase, whose product is MLKECSAEDIKEALAGYKRRTLPETPVRAAVLLPVISGGCGAEILFTKRPVMLNAHGGEVSFPGGVCEPEDANLEETALRETFEEVGIKREQISIIGALDDQLSKAGFRVTPFVGLINKPFNMNVSPDEVERIYKVPVAYFTDTRTSWTEKWVREGEARTVYFHRYDDDIIWGLTAKFVDNFLRSIKALDI